The following are from one region of the Macaca thibetana thibetana isolate TM-01 chromosome 2, ASM2454274v1, whole genome shotgun sequence genome:
- the USF3 gene encoding basic helix-loop-helix domain-containing protein USF3, producing the protein MPEMTENETPTKKQHRKKNRETHNAVERHRKKKINAGINRIGELIPCSPALKQSKNMILDQAFKYITELKRQNDELLLNGGNNEQAEEIKKLRKQLEEIQKENGRYIELLKANDICLYDDPTIHWKGNLKNSKVSVVIPSDQVQKNIIVYSNGNQPGGNSQGTAVQGITFNVSHNLQKQTANVVPVQRTCNLVTPISISGVYPSENKPWHQTTVPALATNQPVPLCLPAAISAQSVLELPTSESESSVLGASSGSLIAVSVGPEPHQHHSLHTCLNDQNSSENKNGQENPKLLKKMTPCAVNIPLSSSAAATKVHHGNKSCLSIQDFRGDFQNTFVVSVTTTVCSQPPRTADDSSPMSISKSADLTSTATVVASSAPGVGKATIPISTLSGNPLDNGWTLSCSLPSSSVSTSDLKNINSLTRISSAGNTQTTWTTLQLAGNTIQPLSQTPSSAVTPVLNESGTSPTTSNHSRHVATGINLNNSFPADGQPVEQVVVTLPSCPSLPMQPLIAQPQVKSQPPKNILPLNSAMQVIQMAQPVGSAVNAAPTNQNVIILQPPSTTPCPTVMRAEVPNHTVGQQIVIIQAANQNPLPLLSAPPPGSVRLPINGANTVIGSNNSVQNVSTPQTFGGKHLVHILPRPSSLSVSNSTQTFSVTMSNQQPQTISLNGQLFALQPVMSSSGTTNQTPMQIIQPTTSEDPNTNVALNTFGALASLNQSISQMAGQSCVQLSISQPANAQTAANSQTTTANCVSLATAAPPVTTDSSATLASTYNLVSTSSMNTVACLPPNMKSKRLNKKPGARKHLAANKSACPLNPVRDVSKLDCPNPESSAELPCNDGLLESFPAVLPPVSMSQANSVSVSASHSLGVLNSESLIPESVSKSKSIEKSSSPSQESVTSEHFAMAPAKSKDSTPNLQQETPQDKPPSHLALSDAAKPCTSANVLIPSPSDPHILVSQVSGLSSTTSTTSTDCVSEVEIIAEPCRVEQDSSDTMQTTGLLKGQGLTTLLSDLAKKKNPQKSSLSDQMDHPDFSSENPKIVDSSVNLHPKQELLLMNSDDRDPPQHHSCLPDQEVINGSLITSRQADSPMSTSSGSSRSFSVASMLPETTREDVTSNATANTCDSCTFVEQTDIVALAARAIFDQENLEKGRVGLQADIREVASKPSEASSLEGDPPFKSQIPKENGTGQAEATPNEFNSQDSIEATMERPLEKPSCSLGIKTSNAPLQASPSQPPSITSLSVNNLIHQSSISHPLASCAGLSPTSEQTTVPATVNLTVSSSSYDSQPPGPSLMTEYSQEQLNTMTSTIPNSQIQEPLLKPSHESRKDSAKRAVQDDLLLSSAKRQKHCQPAPLRLESMSLMSRTPDTISDQTQMMVSQIPPNSSNSVVPVSNPAHGDGLTRLFPPSNNFVAPALRQTEVQCGSQPSVAEQQQTQASQHLQALQQHVPAQGVSHLHSNHLYIKQQQQQQQQQQQQQQQAGQLRERHHLYQMQHHVPHAESSVHSQPHNVHQQRTLQQEVQMQKKRNLVQGTQASQLSLQPKHHGTDQSRSKSGQPHPHHQQMQQQMQQHFGSSQTEKSCENPSTSRNHHNHPQNHLNQDIMHQQQDVGSRQQGSGVSSEHVSGHNPMQRLLTSRGLEQQMVSQPSIVTRSSDMTCTPHRPERNRVSSYSAEALIGKTSSNSEQRMGISIQGSRVSDQLEMRSYLDVPRNKSLAIHNMQGRVDHTVASDIRLSDCQTFKPSGASQQPQSNFEVQSSRNNEIGNPVSSLRSMQSQAFRISQNTGPPPIDRQKRLPYPPVQSIPTGNGIPSRDSENTCHQSFMQSLLAPHLSDQVIGSQRSLPEHQRNTQCGPSSAIEYNCPPTHENVHIRRESDSQNRESCDMSLGAINTRNSTLNIPFSSSSSSGDIQGRNTSPNVSVQKSNPMRITDSHATKGHMNPPVTTNMHGVARPALPHPSVSHGNGDQGPPVRQANSSVPQRSRHPLQDSSGSKIRQPERNRSGNQRQSNIFDPSLPHLPLSTGGSMILGRQQPATEKRGSIVRFMPDSPQVPNDNSGPDQHTLSQNFGFSFIPEGGMNPPINANASFIPQVTQPSATRTPALIPVDPQNTLPSFYPPYSPAHPTLSNDISIPYFPNQMFSNPSTEKVNSGSLNNRFGSILSPPRPVGFAQPSFPLLPDMPPMHMTNSHLSNFNMTSLFPEIATALPDGSAMSPLLTIANSSASDSSKQSSNRPAHNISHILGHDCSSAV; encoded by the exons ATGCCAGAAATGACAGAGAATGAGACGCCTACAAAAAAGCAGCACAG aaagaaaaaccgGGAGACACACAATGCAG TGGAGAGgcatagaaagaagaaaatcaatgcTGGGATAAACAGAATAGGAGAGCTGATCCCATGTTCTCCTGCCCTGAAGCAG AGCAAGAATATGATCCTGGACCAAGCCTTTAAATATATAACAGAATTGAAAAGGCAAAATGATGAACTCTTGCTTAATGGAGGAAACAATGAACAAG ctgaagaaataaaaaagctacGGAAACAACTGGaagaaattcaaaaagaaaatggccGATATATTGAGTTACTGAAAGCTAATGACATATGCTTATATGATGACCCCACAATTCACTGGAAAGGAAATCTTAAAAACTCGAAGGTCTCTGTTGTTATTCCTAGTGACCAGGTTCAAAAAAATATCATTGTTTATTCCAACGGGAATCAGCCTGGTGGAAACAGCCAGGGAACAGCTGTTCAGGGGATAACTTTTAATGTTAGTCATAATTTACAAAAGCAGACCGCCAATGTGGTGCCAGTACAGAGGACTTGCAATCTTGTGACTCCTATATCTATTTCTGGAGTTTACCCTTCTGAAAACAAGCCATGGCATCAGACCACAGTTCCTGCATTGGCTACCAACCAGCCtgttcctctttgtcttcctGCTGCCATTTCTGCTCAGAGTGTTCTCGAGCTTCCCACCTCTGAAAGCGAATCAAGTGTGCTTGGTGCCTCTAGTGGCTCACTGATTGCTGTTTCAGTTGGACCTGAGCCTCACCAACATCATTCTTTGCACACATGTTTAAATGATCAAAATTCTTCTGAAAATAAGAATGGACAAGAGAACCCCaaattattgaagaaaatgaCCCCTTGTGCTGTAAACATCCCCCTCAGCTCCTCAGCAGCTGCCACTAAAGTGCACCATGGAAACAAGTCCTGCCTGAGCATACAGGACTTCAGAGGTGATTTTCAAAACACTTTTGTTGTTTCAGTTACCACCACAGtctgctcccagcctcccagaACTGCAGATGATTCTTCTCCAATGAGCATTAGCAAGAGTGCAGACTTGACAAGTACAGCTACAGTGGTGGCATCATCTGCCCCTGGAGTAGGGAAGGCCACCATTCCTATAAGCACTCTTTCGGGAAACCCTTTGGACAATGGTTGGACTCTTTCTTGTTCTTTGCCTTCTTCAAGCGTTAGTACTTCGGATTTGAAAAACATTAATAGCCTTACACGAATTTCTTCAGCTGGAAACACACAGACAACGTGGACTACTTTGCAACTGGCGGGAAACACTATTCAGCCCTTAAGCCAGACACCGTCTTCTGCTGTGACTCCAGTATTAAATGAGTCTGGTACTAGCCCTACCACAAGTAACCACAGTAGACATGTGGCTACAGGCATCAACTTGAATAATTCCTTTCCAGCAGATGGGCAGCCAGTTGAGCAAGTAGTTGTAACATTGCCTTCTTGTCCATCTTTACCTATGCAGCCACTAATTGCCCAGCCACAAGTtaaatctcagcctcccaaaaatatCCTTCCACTGAATTCAGCAATGCAGGTGATTCAGATGGCTCAGCCAGTTGGGTCAGCTGTTAATGCAGCTCCAACTAATCAAAATGTTATAATTCTTCAACCACCCAGCACCACCCCATGCCCAACAGTGATGAGAGCAGAAGTTCCCAACCACACAGTAGGTCAACAGATAGTAATCATACAGGCAGCTAATCAGAATCCTTTGCCACTCCTCTctgctccacctcctggttctgTTCGACTCCCTATTAATGGAGCCAATACTGTAATAGGGTCTAATAATTCAGTGCAAAATGTTTCAACACCACAGACTTTTGGAGGAAAGCATCTTGTCCACATATTACCAAGACCTTCATCTTTATCAGTGTCTAACTCAACACAGACTTTTTCTGTTACCATGTCAAACCAACAGCCTCAAACCATTTCTTTAAATGGACAGCTCTTTGCTTTGCAGCCTGTGATGTCTTCATCAGGAACTACAAATCAAACCCCTATGCAAATTATTCAACCCACCACCAGCGAAGATCCAAATACCAATGTTGCCCTGAATACATTTGGTGCTTTGGCCAGCCTCAATCAAAGCATATCACAGATGGCTGGGCAAAGCTGTGTACAATTGTCTATTAGCCAGCCTGCCAATGCTCAAACTGCTGCAAATAGTCAAACCACTACAGCTAACTGTGTTTCATTAGCAACTGCAGCACCTCCTGTGACAACAGATAGTTCAGCCACACTAGCCAGTACTTATAATCTAGTGAGTACTTCCTCGATGAACACTGTTGCTTGTTTGCCTCCTAACATGAAATCTAAAAGGTTGAATAAGAAGCCAGGTGCCAGGAAACACTTAGCAGCAAACAAGTCAGCGTGTCCGCTGAATCCAGTCAGAGATGTGAGCAAGTTAGACTGCCCCAACCCTGAAAGCTCAGCAGAGCTGCCCTGTAATGATGGACTGCTAGAAAGCTTCCCTGCTGTATTACCACCTGTCTCTATGTCCCAGGCAAATAGTGTGAGTGTTTCTGCTTCACATTCTTTGGGTGTTCTAAACTCTGAATCATTAATACCTGAGTCTGTATCCAAATCTAAGTCAATAGAAAAGTCCAGCTCACCCTCCCAAGAATCTGTAACAAGTGAACATTTTGCAATGGCCCCAGCAAAATCCAAAGATTCTACCCCTAATCTGCAACAAGAGACACCTCAGGATAAACCACCAAGTCATTTAGCATTGTCAGATGCTGCCAAACCCTGCACTTCAGCCAATGTATTGATTCCATCTCCAAGTGATCCTCACATTTTGGTTTCTCAGGTTTCTGGTTTGTCATCTACAACAAGCACTACAAGTACTGACTGTGTTTCTGAGGTAGAAATCATTGCTGAACCTTGCAGAGTTGAGCAAGATTCATCAGATACAATGCAAACCACAGGTCTCTTAAAGGGGCAAGGTTTAACTACATTGCTATCTGatcttgctaaaaaaaaaaaccctcagaaatCATCTCTTTCTGATCAGATGGATCATCCTGACTTTTCTTCAGAAAATCCTAAAATAGTTGATTCAAGTGTGAATTTACATCCCAAACAGGAACTATTACTGATGAACAGTGATGACAGAGATCCTCCACAGCATCATTCCTGCCTGCCTGATCAAGAGGTTATTAATGGTTCTTTGATCACCAGTAGACAGGCTGACTCTCCCATGTCAACCAGCTCTGGCAGTAGTCGTAGTTTCTCAGTTGCATCCATGCTTCCTGAAACAACAAGAGAAGATGTGACCAGCAATGCAACAGCTAATACATGTGACAGCTGTACCTTTGTAGAGCAAACCGATATAGTAGCTCTTGCAGCAAGAGCTATTTTTGACCAGGAGAACCTGGAGAAGGGAAGAGTTGGCCTCCAGGCTGATATAAGGGAAGTTGCTTCAAAGCCTTCTGAAGCATCATCGTTAGAGGGAGACCCACCTTTCAAATCACAGATACCTAAAGAGAATGGCACAGGACAGGCAGAAGCAACACCAAATGAATTTAATTCTCAGGATTCAATTGAAGCAACTATGGAGAGGCCCCTTGAAAAACCGAGCTGTTCTCTAGGAATTAAAACATCAAATGCACCTTTACAGGCTTCACCTTCTCAGCCCCCAAGCATCACCAGTTTAAGCGTGAATAATCTTATCCATCAGAGCAGCATCAGCCATCCTCTGGCCAGCTGTGCGGGTTTATCCCCAACTTCAGAGCAAACAACTGTGCCTGCAACGGTTAATCTGACTGTTTCATCTAGCTCCTATGACAGTCAACCTCCTGGACCATCTCTGATGACCGAATATTCCCAAGAACAGCTAAATACTATGACTAGTACCATACCAAATTCACAGATTCAAGAGCCACTCTTAAAGCCAAGTCATGAAAGCCGTAAAGATTCCGCTAAGCGTGCTGTCCAAGATGACCTTTTACTGTCTTCAGCTAAACGGCAAAAGCACTGTCAGCCAGCCCCCCTCAGGCTTGAAAGTATGTCCCTGATGAGCAGAACTCCAGACACCATTTCTGATCAAACTCAAATGATGGTCAGTCAGATCCCTCCTAATTCTTCAAACTCGGTTGTGCCTGTTAGCAACCCAGCTCATGGAGATGGCCTTACACGATTATTTCCACCTAGTAACAACTTTGTGGCTCCTGCATTGAGGCAAACTGAAGTTCAGTGTGGTTCTCAGCCTTCAGTTGCTGAGCAGCAGCAAACCCAGGCAAGTCAACATCTACAGGCCCTGCAGCAGCATGTTCCAGCTCAAGGGGTATCTCACCTTCATAGTAACCATCTCTacataaagcagcagcagcagcagcagcagcagcagcaacagcaacaacaacaagcaGGGCAGTTAAGAGAGAGGCATCACTTATATCAAATGCAGCATCATGTACCTCATGCAGAGAGCTCTGTCCACTCTCAGCCCCATAATGTCCACCAACAGAGGACTCTGCAACAGGAAGTTCAGATGCAGAAAAAGAGGAATCTTGTTCAGGGCACCCAGGCCTCTCAGCTTTCCTTACAACCCAAGCACCATGGAACCGACCAGTCCCGATCCAAGAGTGGGCAGCCACATCCCCACCATCAGCAGATGCAGCAACAAATGCAGCAACACTTTGGAAGCTCCCAGACAGAGAAGAGCTGTGAAAACCCTTCAACTAGTCGGAACCATCATAACCATCCCCAGAACCATCTCAATCAAGATATTATGCACCAACAGCAGGATGTTGGAAGCAGACAGCAAGGTTCAGGGGTTTCATCTGAACATGTATCTGGGCATAATCCAATGCAGAGGCTTTTGACATCAAGAGGCTTAGAGCAGCAAATGGTGTCCCAACCAAGTATTGTGACTAGATCTTCAGACATGACCTGTACTCCACACAGGCCGGAGAGAAATAGAGTTTCAAGTTATTCTGCTGAGGCACTCATTGGAAAGACATCTTCTAATTCAGAGCAGAGAATGGGGATATCAATTCAGGGTTCCAGAGTTTCAGATCAGCTTGAAATGAGAAGCTATCTTGATGTTCCCAGAAATAAGAGTTTGGCTATTCATAATATGCAGGGTCGTGTGGACCACACTGTAGCCTCAGATATCCGCCTTTCCGATTGTCAGACGTTTAAACCAAGTGGAGCTAGTCAACAGCCCCAGAGTAATTTTGAAGTACAGTCTTCAAGAAACAATGAAATAGGTAACCCTGTATCATCATTGCGGAGTATGCAGTCCCAGGCTTTTCGAATTAGTCAAAATACTGGCCCACCACCAATTGACCGTCAAAAGAGATTACCTTACCCACCAGTTCAGAGCATCCCAACAGGAAATGGTATTCCATCGAGGGACAGTGAAAATACTTGTCACCAAAGTTTCATGCAGAGCTTACTTGCCCCTCACCTCAGTGATCAGGTCATTGGGAGCCAGAGGTCACTCCCAGAACATCAGAGGAATACACAGTGTGGTCCATCCTCTGCAATTGAATATAATTGTCCCCCAACTCATGAAAATGTCCATATTAGAAGAGAGAGTGATAGTCAGAATAGGGAAAGTTGTGACATGTCGTTAGGTGCAATTAACACCAGGAACAGCACCTTGAATATTCCTTTTTCAAGTTCCTCTTCCTCAGGAGATATTCAGGGTCGAAACACAAGCCCCAATGTTTCTGTGCAGAAATCCAATCCCATGAGGATTACTGACAGTCATGCGACCAAGGGCCACATGAACCCTCCAGTCACAACCAACATGCATGGGGTTGCAAGGCCAGCGTTGCCGCATCCATCTGTGTCTCATGGAAATGGTGATCAAGGCCCTCCTGTACGTCAAGCTAATTCTTCAGTTCCCCAGAGATCAAGGCATCCCCTGCAAGACAGCAGTGGTTCCAAAATTCGTCAACCTGAAAGGAATCGTTCTGGAAACCAAAGGCAAAGTAATATCTTTGATCCAAGTCTTCCCCATCTTCCTCTCTCTACTGGTGGCAGTATGATTCTTGGACGTCAACAACCTGCTacagagaagagaggaagtaTTGTTCGTTTCATGCCTGATAGCCCACAAGTACCTAATGATAATTCAGGTCCTGATCAGCATACACTGTCACaaaattttggtttttcttttattcctgagGGTGGCATGAATCCACCAATAAATGCTAATGCTTCTTTCATTCCACAGGTTACTCAGCCTAGTGCCACTCGAACTCCAGCCCTCATCCCGGTAGATCCGCAAAATACTCTGCCCTCCTTCTATCCTCCGTACTCTCCTGCTCATCCTACACTGTCCAATGATATTTCAATCCCCTATTTTCCTAATCAGATGTTCTCAAATCCCAGCACAGAGAAGGTAAACAGTGGAAGTTTAAATAACCGATTTGGATCAATTTTATCTCCTCCCAGACCTGTTGGGTTTGCTCAACCAAGTTTTCCTCTTCTCCCAGATATGCCACCAATGCACATGACCAACTCTCATTTATCCAATTTTAATATGACATCTTTGTTTCCAGAAATAGCTACAGCGCTTCCTGATGGCTCAGCAATGTCACCTTTGCTTACGATAGCAAATTCCTCTGCCTCTGACTCTTCCAAGCAGTCCTCAAACAGACCTGCCCATAACATAAGCCATATTCTAGGTCATGATTGCAGTTCAGCTGTTTAA